In Erigeron canadensis isolate Cc75 chromosome 8, C_canadensis_v1, whole genome shotgun sequence, the DNA window GGGATGGGAAACGACAAATCCCTGATTCTCATACTCGAACccgaaaatactatatatattttaaaattaccttaattttttttcaatatattagaatcattttaagttttgtttagtactttttatgttatataCTTACTTATCATATATTTAACATAGATATTAGtttatacataaaaagaaaaagtcgaactatatattttcctttttatcttttactatAATGAATTTTATAActaaattttgataatttttttgatACTAAAAGTAATTATGGGTATAATAAAAATTCTGAATTCTCCCAAAAAAGTCAGTTTAGGATATTCCTGATATATTGTCTTCAACATTATTGGAATTAAATTATCGAAAAACTTTTATAGCACTAAATTACTGAAATTAAACTATCAACCGTCCGTATGATACTAAATGAACAAATATAGTTATAAAGCTAACCCAGATGTTctctcattaaaaaaaaattgaaatttaaagtGCACTCatattattaacaaaaacaatatgtttttgataCATCCTTTATTAACAAACCTTCTTTAAATCAATATTGactaatttgaaaaaccctTTGGATTGCAACAATACTTGCTATCGTGAAGAGATGTGTGTAGTTTCGCTAAAACATCTTGGAGTGAATATCATATATCCCTTCCTTAAATCCTAAAAACATATTTACCAAACTATAAGATGATAATAACTCTCACATGTATCCATttcattaaataaatttaatagacTAATATAGTACACTTAAATCCTTAATCCATcctttcataaatcatttttatacaACCAGTTTACACTAATTTCGACAATATAAACGGTTGATATATTCAACGATATTGTTCCAGCCCCTCTTCCCATTTATGATTATGTGTTTAAGTGCAATGTATAGTTTATATAGCCAACgaatatcataaataaaaatattaatactaatatccattaagttttttttataaaattctcaATATACATCTTCTTTACTGATAAAACAAGATCCTAAGAAAAATATACCTTCACAATTCTACCACGTGGCAGCTCTCCCGTATGTTTCCAAAAAATCCTCACCAAAATTATTTTTCACACAAGCTTAAGTACCCGGGTATTGTTATGATAATTCATTTACCGTTATAACAATTTGTTACATATATGTGAAAACACGACAACGCTGTTGCGTAATAAACAAGTACTATAATGGCATACtgtaaaacaaaacacaaaaaatactcgtataaattatagaaaacatacatactaaaaagtaaaaatgatgaaTAAAAAACCCAATCCATATTTACctgtttttttaatcaaaatcatTATAATTAGTCATAATAAATAGAATTACAAACAAACCAAATTAAGAGTTCAAGGGAAATAccaaaagatataaaataaataaaaatttattgtaCCATAATAGCAAACATGATTTCGAATACTGAAGAGGCTAGCAATTGATGGATATTTAAATTGATAgatgaaaactattttttttgaataaacagATCAACAGAAAGGTATGAATAATTAGGcaaatgttttaatttgtttataacatCATAAATATCTGTATTTAATGGAAATAAGTGAATGAAAGGATTTTAACTGTGCCACATATGAttattttttgagaaattttaggaatggatttttgttttgtatagataaaagataTACACATCATTGTCTTCAACCAAAGTTTCAGATCTCCGCTATTTTTTTAGATCTCCGATCTCTACCATTTTTGACTTATTAAAAGGGGTTAAACTAATAAAAACCTCAAGAAATCTTTAATTGAACTATTAAAAATCTGCCTTATCTATATCTGTTGGGGGAGGCTTGGCACCCCCTAACCCCCCTTGTCTCTAACACTGgttagaaggatttatcattttttactCAAATGTATACTTTTGTGTTTTGACTGTTTAAAGGTGTTATTGTTTATTACTCCCAAACTTAAGGGGTGATTTTTGGCAAGTAACTATTGTCGTGCTGTTTGCCATGATCCGATTGCGTAGTCCGTTAACGCGTGTGACAACTGACAAGGGAAAATATGGGATACTCGAAGTGTGTCATCACGGACCTGGTCAACTATTTGGTAGCAACTGTTATCTGCCTATATTCATTCATATTCGTATGTTATCTcataattaatgttaaaaaattaataaaatcctAATTAATTAGTACAGCATATATATGAAGACATGATAATAACGTGCATATACGATATCAAAAAGAAAGTGTATATTTCATACGGTATGTGAAAAAGATAGTTGCCGTTtgcatttcttttcatttattaacTACATTAAATACTGTCTAAAATAAATAGTGTCAATTttatgtaatttgttttatatgctGAATGAACAGTTTGCCATGAACAGTATAAATATTAGCAACTTAATTGATAAAATCATTCTTTAcaaattaagttcaaaacaAATACAtcatatctttttaatttacatattagTTTTGACAAACAATTATTActgattaaattataaaataactatacttcTCATTATAGCTCAGTTGTTGAGTACCAGCTTTACATGTTGTAGGTCTCGAGTTCAAGATATGAAAAAGACATTTTCAAGGTATTTTACAAATAAAGTCCTATACTGATGCAAGTTGCGAGCAAATAATCCAcctctttcaaaaaaaaatgatagaaTAACTATTTTAAGTGAATAACTTCAAATGATAAACCCTTCAAAATTTTTGCTAgagaaaaataaagatatatttgaattttgaacttAGAGGCATGTCGTTTTACATAATTAACTCTAATTCTAATAGAAAATATAAGTTCTAAattaaatttgtagacattaatagttaatgtttttaatgataaaagtatgaaaactaatacttttatatattttacatcatttttcatttttaaaaatcattttttgtttatttaaaaataaagttttatcttttaatgtaatacgtttttattaaattatgtttttgtatagaaattttatcatataacataataaaatttgattataagttatttaattttatatcattaatatcttattattttttaaaaaatgttttgaaaaccgggACCCGATGTTAAACGGACCTTCTTACTAAAGAACTAAGAGATCCCTTAGTTTGTTGAGACTTAAAATCGTTGATACTATCATATGATTTAGGTTACAATATTATTGGACACCCCTAGGTGTTCACATTGTAAGATATTTACATACTCCGTATAAGTTTGATAATTGTATTGTAAGActtaaaaaggttaaaaacaCGGAAGCTAAAACGCTTAATGTAGCTACACTAGATGAGGTTGACCCATCAGGGGCTAAAGACGATGATTTCCATATATCTTCCCAAAAGTAGTAGAAGGACCAAAATGACCCAATTAAGTTGAAAGAGGTTATAATGTTGTTCCACATATTAAGATAGGTTCTACTCCCTCTACTCACCTTAATCTGATTCCGACACATGTTGTGGATGTAAAGGATCAGTTTGAGGGGCCCACATTCATTCAATCTCACCTGATGATTTCATTCGAGTTTTGGTAAACCAGATGAGTTGAGTAATGGTGCACAAACTAAATCATGCCACACACTACAACTCCTCATGACTCGACTATGTTGTTCCATCAACACATATCGAGTAAGATTCGGAAAACATTTGGAGCTATAGAGACCCATTTGGAAAAATTCAAAGACCGTCGTTTTCTCTCATTCATTTACATAAGTGGAATAATAACTATTTTCCTATTAATGTACGTTAAGACTTGGAGCATGTGTGGTacggggaaaaaaaaatttatttacaaaatattttaGAGAGGCGAGCAAAAGGTTTTAAAAAGTCGAATGTCGGGTAAGTCTCTTTCTGTTTGTGGCATTATGCAGCAGGTAGTGTTTGGTGTTCGTTCTACAAGAGGTcattgtttttgtattttattgaGATCtcatttattaaattagtaGATGTTGTCATTTTACGCATTTGCCTCTTAGTCTTAGGGctcttgttttatatttttgaatgtaTTGCGTAACTTTGTAGTGGCTAGTTTCTTGTTAGcatttattactcgtaatttaattaaattttaatcccgttaaaagaaatatatatataactttagaGACATGAAAAATCAAGGGTCCTTACACTAAGGGTACTTTTAAGGAAGATGATAAATAAACGGTCGTTACACCGATGGACATAAATACATGCTAGTGACAGTGAAATGAGAATGCAAACAATAAGTCTTACACAAATAATGTTTTCAAAATAGCTCTCACttgcaaataaaaaaacacgGATAAAATAAGAAGATATgatgaaagaaacaaaaaattaaattaacaatTCCATTTGCGTCAAGTTAGTTTCTAAACATATGAAGATTTGTCCAAAAGCGTAGTATTTGTTAGAAAGTGTGAATGATTTCCCTCTTCCATACAAATGTAGAGCGCATATTAGAAAATGAAACTGCTTCGTATAGTAGTTATGTTTCATAGTGATATTATACGAGTAAAATGTCAAACTTTTCTATCACATTCATTAGATTCCTCAATGTACATAACATAAATCCGCCTCTTTTCGCTAAAATTTTCCGAAATCTAAACAATTCAGTCCTAAAAAACCAAAGGGCGGAGTTGACTCGACAGGTAAGAAAGGAACTAGGAAAAACAAAGTCAAAGCTCGATCTCAACCAAATTGTGCAAAACAATGTACCATCTAAACATAACTTCTTCCTAGCCATGTAGGACGAGAGGCACGGCCCACTGGTGATAACAAAAGCGTAAAACCAGACGACACTCTCATATGGGTCAGAGCATAATTCTTTAGACGTCACATGTAGTTAGTTCTCAACCACGACGATTCCCCATAAAGTAGTTAAAATCATGGTGTTGGACACCTAATTGCCTCAACCAAGAATCAGCGACACTCAAAAGTGAAACTACCTTCTCTTGGTCCCTAGAATTCCTACTCGAGATCCAAATGTCTCCTTGCATCTTGTAAGTCGCCAATCCAAATGGCGGAAGACCGATTCCTTCTCCCTCCTTTCTTTTTGTCTTTACAAATCCATCTTGGTCTACAATATCCGTATCTACATCCGTAAAGTTTGGTAAGTCCAATGTGGATAACACTTTTTACACAACAAAGTATAAACAGACGTAATGAAAACCGTTACTACCTTGAAATGAAGACGAGAGGGTATGATATGTTAGGAAACACGTAGACAAGTCTTTCATCATCTTTCCCATGGGAATGTGATATATAGGGTACCTAAATCACAATTTTTAAGCCATTCAAATGAGCAAACACAACACAAAACCATGCAAAGTTGTTTTAGCACCATCCAAGTTAACTATTCTTTCGATATTAACAAACCACAAAATTTTTGGCAAATTACAAGAGACATACCAAGCGACCGCCATCCAAGTAGCCGGTGAAAGATCAACATTTCTTAATGACATTAGTCCAGGATACCTTTTAGATAATGCATAAACCtatgaaaagaacaaaaaagaaagacaaaattgagtttaaaaaaaaaaaaaaagaaagacaaaacTGAGACAAAAAGGCAGATAagagaaagagtaggtggtcaCATTGCATTCTTTAGAACATAGTGGGGGTGTTTAGTAAAATACAAGACACATCAGCATAGTTCACGCGGAAACTACTCATCTTTACTTCATCAAACACTTCAAGCAAGCCACTGATCACGTCAAAACAGAAACGTGTGGCGCTCGAAAGCAAGGGATATTTGTAAGGGAGGGTAAATGTGTCATTTACTTAatacttaatataaaataaaagtaatccTTTTcaaatatagtaaaaaaaaatgaaactaaaaagaGAAACAGATTTCAAACTTATCATTTGTGATAACGTAATAGTATGTCATAATACGGATCTGGTttacaatttaatttatttgtatattacTTTATAACAACAATATACATTCCCAAAATAGAAAATATACcccatttatatatagattcttGTTTCACAAGAAATATCTGTTTCCAAAAAATGTCCACCAGATGATCGTATAAATATTGGACTAAAAACAGATCATACCATGAAGTAATTAAGTTGAAAACAAACTTATTAACTTAGATGCCACATTTTCAAATTTagtgtaatttatttatgaagTAGACGCTGAGCCAAAAACTTGTCAATAAATATAATCGATCCGATTAAATTACACTAGAATAATGATGAAAGATTTATTCAATGGGTTCGAGTGCACCCTCCCGATCGGGTGTATGTAGACCACGATATATAGCAATAATCAAAATGCACGTCTAAAACATAAGAACGATATTTTTCCCACACTATAAATGCTCATGGATGACGTTACCCACACACAAATCATTTCTAGGTATGGAGAATAACGATGCGTCTCCTATTCAATGACATTTCTTGTACAAACTCTAAATGaataagtttttgaaaaataaaactacCAAAAAAAAGGTCAAACGAAGATGTAAAAATTGATTCAAAACTTACTTAAAATGTAtcataaagtatataaataaaaataatataatgtatacCTTATCCACGAGCGGAACTCTTCCGTAAGGAGTTGATCTATCGAAGTACTGGAAGTAAAGGTGACCCAATCGATCATTCAAATGAAAAGTCATCTCTTGATCGGGCATACCTTCATCCGATGAACATCCGTCCCATCGTGACACCTTCTCACACTCACTTTCATCACTAAAAGTGTCGCTAAATGAATCCCTCGTTTCAGAATCCGTTTCATCcctacaaataataaaaattccTTATTCGATaacataacaaataataatgaATCAGAAAAGCATATTCTTAAAATCATCACTCTCATTCATTTAAAAATGTGACATAAccaaacaatataatataactatataacatttaatatatataaaagaaaaaaaaaacaagagtaCTTTTTCTAAAAGCTATTAAGACTAGATTTAACTTTTGTCTTTATAGTTAAAGTTGTCATGGGCATTTTAGACATGTCACAAATAATATTCCCAGGATTACCAACAGCTATTCCAGAGTACCGCCACCGGGAATGTGATAAAAACTGGcataaaataaactaataaagaataaaaaatatagatgATAAAAATTACCTTAAATAATTTAGGGATATGTTGCTAGTAAAGATTTGAATAGCAGAAAGATAAGGAACATAATACTGAATGATGGTTTCATCACCGCCGTCATCGACGGTGATCGGAACTCCGGCACCATAAGCACTCCATTCATCAAAGCAATTCCAGAGATCACTTAATGTGAAAAATTCAACTTTATCTCTGGCCCACGGATGCCATAATCTATTTAGCTTTATTATCTCACCCTACAAAACcaataatataaacaaacacTTATAATAATTAGCTGATTAAACcgtataatttaaaaaaaaaaaaaagaaaaagtatcaaaaaacattatatttttgctcttttttttaataaataaaataaattaaaaagaaacaaacctTGGGTAAAAATTGAGAAGGGACAACAGGGGTTGTGGAATCCAGAAAGCATTCAAGATTTGATGGTCTTTTGAgtgaaaacatttttttgtgagagagaatgaaaaagCAAATGAGAGGTTTTAATGTTTgaagtttattggtagattaatattaatggggtttgatttttttaagaaGTGTAATTGATGGAGGAAAATGGTAAGACTTGTAGTTTAGTAAACTAtcaataaatattcatatatatttaattaatgagattttattgactaaaataaatagaaaacaaaaaatcttTGTCAATTCAACTACAGAAATCTTGTTTGTGTTGTCGGTGACAAAAAGTCACCGGAAACtgctaaaagaaaaaaaaaaaactcaacttacactccaagaaaaacacaataaaaagaaagaaaccctTTGAAGGTTGGCAAAGAAATTAAATGAAAGCTAATCAAAATTCAACAAAGAAAATGACCGGGTCGGGAATTATGGCGGAAAAGGCTCTGATCGTGGAATCAAA includes these proteins:
- the LOC122578890 gene encoding uncharacterized protein LOC122578890; this translates as MFSLKRPSNLECFLDSTTPVVPSQFLPKGEIIKLNRLWHPWARDKVEFFTLSDLWNCFDEWSAYGAGVPITVDDGGDETIIQYYVPYLSAIQIFTSNISLNYLRDETDSETRDSFSDTFSDESECEKVSRWDGCSSDEGMPDQEMTFHLNDRLGHLYFQYFDRSTPYGRVPLVDKVYALSKRYPGLMSLRNVDLSPATWMAVAWYPIYHIPMGKMMKDLSTCFLTYHTLSSSFQDTDIVDQDGFVKTKRKEGEGIGLPPFGLATYKMQGDIWISSRNSRDQEKVVSLLSVADSWLRQLGVQHHDFNYFMGNRRG